A window of Daphnia pulicaria isolate SC F1-1A chromosome 4, SC_F0-13Bv2, whole genome shotgun sequence genomic DNA:
AGTTTGAATGGCATAATCTTGGCTGCATCGTTATAACAACATATTATCAACTGAGAGAAATTAATACTTCAGAGAGTTTGTCAACTTACTGCACAGTTGACCGTTGACCGCCACACCCGGTGCCCGTGCTGTACTCAATTTCTCTCCACAGAAACGGTCTCCCACAAGGCCGGTTGAGAGATCAGTTGCTCCAACTATAGCAAGAAAGTCGTAACTGCAATAACCGTTAGCACTATTACCAACTCCTAGCAAAGAGTTGCCGGCGTTGACGGCATTGGTGGTTATTGAAAAGCCGGCGCCGGCGTTGGACGTCGCGCAAACTGATAAACAGATTTGGGTTGCTTTCTAACTCGTGAATTAATCACCGAGCAGTTTAATACAAAATAGGTCAGATTATTTGAAATCGATGTGCAGGAGAAAGATAAATAATAAACCTGGCGGTCGACAAGTTCAGTCCTGAAGCAAATGTTGTAATTCTGATTGTTGAGTTGGCGAATAGCACTAACTGGGGCATCTCTCCAATTAAACGAGCTGACTCTTCCTGTGGGAGCCGTGAAGTACTGGAGGCAGTCGACTGGTGCTTAAGTTCAATATAAAGCAAgttgttattattaattaaaaaatttccaattaaGTCGTTTATAAActaagaaaatgatttttctatACCAAGATAGTCCGCGCCGCAGGGCAGTAGAGCAATTTTGATATTCCATGAACGTGAACTTGGAGCAGCGGTTCCAGTAGCAAAATTAAACATCAGCTGAACATCGGTGGATGTAACGTCTGACGATGGGACATCCAGGTACactaaaatgaatcaaatattatttttagaagtagaaacaaaatttgtgaATACTTACTGTGCTGCCCACTGTTGTCACCGCAGATAATGGGAGCCACGGTAGTTGCCCCACCAACTTGAAAACTGTCGGTGCAAGTTCCGCCTGTCGGCTGGGCGATGGAGAACGAAACGAAATCCAATCTATAGATACAGCAAAAGCGAAGAAAATGGACAATTTACTTAAcgtgaaataattttatagcAAAACAACTTACCGGATTTGGCAAATGGGTTTTCCTAGCTGTTCCACATAGTTGGTGTCCAGTTTGATATTCAGTGCGCATATGGTAGGAGATTTTATCGCAACAGTTGGCGATTGCCAATATGTATTGTTAAGTGTGACCGTACCACCGCACTGATTTACCGTATCTGTTGTAAGTATAACCGCTGTTAAAAACCTTTGTCCatcgcaatttaaaaaaaaattatttgtcttACTGACGCAACAAATATTCCCTAAGAAGCAGGAACCACTAGGTCGACCACCGAACAGTGAGCAAACGAAACCTGAAGTGCAGATTCCGGTGTCTCCATTCTGCGTCGTGCAGGCATCGAATGGGCGTCCAGAATtagaaattattgaaaatggaatccgATTGGCcagattgaaaagaaatccgAGCTTGTTTCCTGGCCTCAATTGATTATTGAAGATTCCGTTGCCTGAAATGAAGCGGCTTTCGCTTTCCGCTCGGTTTACCTCTTCGTCTACCACATTCTCTATTAAAGTGAATTAACATTAATAGAATAATGAAGAAGAACGATCTTTAAAATTCTGACGTTATGGCTCAGTGTGTTTTCTGGAGTTAGTAGGTAATTCtggaataataaaattaatgaaataaatttgcgGTTTACTCACTGTTGACAAAATATTTCTGAAGAGAATTGATGCTGGATAACGGCTTCTTTGCACGTCCCTCTAGACTCTCTTCTTCATACGAATTCACGCCGTAGATATTGGCAAATCGATTTCGGTTTCTCTCTCCGTCTATTTAATTTGTAGTCGTACTTTTACCACCACTAACTTAGAAATAGATATATGGGAAAACGACAATATTGCGCTACTCACTGTAATAATATTCCAGAAAAGGATTCACCAAGGGCGATCCGTGATTGTTTAGTGGAGTCTGCCACTCGTATCGACCGGCATGttctattaatttaaaatacaatCGATCAAATTTAGCTCAAATAATTTACTAACTTTGTCTGGAATTAAATTTTGCTTTTTCAAATACCTGGAACAACCAAATTCGGTTGATAGTAAAAGGATTTCCAATAATTCCAGTTATCTGGGATGAATTTTCTGAATAATGGTAGTTGCTCCCTGCTTATATCCTCACAAGCGCGACTGCCTTGTAGCACAAAAGCGACCGAAAGTGTTAGGCAGAGTTTCAGcatcttctctcctttttcttcaaatgttAATCTACTTGCGTTTCTTTCAAGCGTAGAAGCTGGTCAAATATTGGTAAAGACCTGAAAGCTTCTTCGAATTGCTTCGTCTTATGTAGCTTCCCCCAGCGTGcaataagacttttttttttacatataagTGTCAGGGGACTATTTCCTTTTAACTttgttaaattatttattgccttcctccaccagcagctgccgctgctgccggTGTGTTTGATAAAGAGTTCCCGCTCTCTGTCTAATATGGAACGTTAAAATCTTGGGAACACTGACCTTTCTTCCCTCTATCGATTGTGACATCCCATGAAATTATTTATGACGTTGgatgtgttgtttcttttacaAGTGCTTATACTTTTAATGGATTCCTCTATCCTCGTTGGTGTTCCTTTATTCTGCGCATTTCCGTTGTCGGCCAAAGTATTAGCGACAAACTCGGTAGGTGCTTATTATTTTCTGTGATTTTGTATTAGGTATTAGAAACTTCTAGGTTTGTAGACACGAATAGTAAATCACTCACTGCGCAaaacttaaataaaaaagcagaAGTATAAGTATAACTGACTTAGTTTGTCTGAAAatcaatagagagagagagagagtcgtcTAACAACATGTTTCCACGGTGCTGAACGACAAATCAATACTGTATGTCCTTGTTTTACTTCGAATTTGATGGCAAAAGGAAATGTAAATCGTGGCGCAATAAAGTAACGAATCATTTTATTCCTACACACCCAAACATTCGAAGGTAAACGGCAAATTTCAAAGTTATCGACTTCAAACAACTTCCTTAAATGCGGAAAATGTACCGTGTTGATTGCCAACTATCCTGCTGGGCTACTGTCAAGTCTGAAATGTAGCAGCCGAGTAAAAAACTAAACATTGTGCATTCTCCTGACGACTTGAGTTATATACTGGCTGGCATcatgtcaacaacaacatatagCGCTGTGAATGACAGAGAGATTGTCTCGTTGCTGAGGACCTCCCAGTTTGCACGCAATCTACACGCTTCGCCGGTTTGTGACTTTCTCAACTGTTATTTGGGGATGGCAGGTGGTTCAGACCCGCCGGATAGAAGACAAGAGCCGCATTATGAGTTAAACATCTTATTCTACTCGGAGGAAATTGCATGCGTGGAAAAACTGTTGACTGATTAAGCGCATCGCGCGCGTTCATCCCTTTCAGGTATACAACCGATAGCTGCaatcaaagataaaaaatcaattactatCTGGGTTCAGCTGTGTTCTATTGAGTCAGCAGTAATCAAACTTATTGCTTAATACAGTCTTGACTCTTGACTTTCAAACTTCTGTCTTGTGTCTTGATTGAATGTGGGTTCATACAGTCTCCGGCGTGACCTTCCGAGTTGCTGTTTATCGATTATTGCAAAAGCAACGCGGATTGAGTTATATTCATTTAACCTTGCAACATCGTCATCTAAGAAGTGtcggccgaaaaaaaaaaaaactagaaacgATTCTGTCAAGCATAGTACACAAGGTTCATGCATACAAAACGCTAGCAATTAACGCGTGAAAGTTGTGCTGCTCACGCCTACACCTCATTTCAGTTTTCTCGGATTTACTTCTTCAGATTTAGTACGTCATATTCCTCCATGAAGATGATTTCACACTGAATGTGCAAAGCGGAAATGAGAAGCGATAACATGGACACGAGATGCAGTAGTCTATTGTTGCTTAGAGTGACGTCTTtctgaaaataagaaatgtctTGGGCTCGGTTTCTGTGAAAAATGCGTAGATTGTGAGTCTGAGAAAGGGGAGAGAGGGAGTTGAAAAGGGTGGAAGGGGAACTCTTATATTACTTCTACTTTTGAAGAAAACATTAAATCAAAATCCTTTATATAACATAGACTTTGCTGGGTTGATTCGCTGCCTCTGTACTATTATACAGACCGATCGATCGATATGGCTAACcgcaaatagtttttttttttttttcgctcgaTACCTTCAACCTTTCtcagcaagaaaaaaattggttctTTAGActatattcattttcttttttagtataTACTGTCTTTTTCAAACAGCACTTACTGTATATTTCCATAATTTGTGGACATGTAGGTTTTAAATTTGACTTCGTTTTTAAGATGAAAGCAATTTCTTCCCAAAGTGTTGTttggtaattttgtttgttcagtTTCACTTCCTTTGATGGTATAAAAGTGATATTATTCAGGGTCTATATACTGCTGCATAATTTGAGAATAAATTCTTTTGTGGATTTGAATAAGTGTGAGACACTGGAGTAGACTTCAGTGAATGCATAGGCCTACTTGTAGTTGAGCCTTGGATAGATGGTTCAGAAAGGGAAATGAACAGACTGACTTAGACGACTTCtgtacattttcaaaaatgtcgaTTGCATTGGCCTTTGTCGTAAAAagtatagagaaaaaaaatatttggagtGACATGAAAAATGCAGTCTTTTCGCACCTCCTGGGAGACTGAAAAGTAATGGATTTATCTCGCTCtctcgtcgccgtcgtcgcaCAGCTAGACAGCAAAGCGATACATCTCGCTGCATTATTACCCagctccattttttaaaaggccTGCGTCTTATTTTCTTGAAATCAAATCACATGCAGGAACTTCATCGGTCTTCCTTTACGCCTTTAAACCAGGACTATAATTCagttatttttaatataatatcAATGTCATATAACGGTCATAGCTAAAAGTCGCGCTATACATATTACTAGTTTAATCTGGTTAATGCAGTCGTGCACTTCTGGAACCTCTCTCGCGTCAATAACCTAGTCGATCGAAGAGAGAGATTTACCGTGTAGCTCTGAAATACCTTTGAAACAAAAGTTACAACCAATACCTTGTATCTTAGAGTATATTGCAATTTTCTCTCAAATCTATTTTGGTTTCATCGATGCAACCTGAAATCTCCTCACATATTTTTTCCCCGAGTTATACAATTCAAGCATTCACGTTTTTccttcaacgaaaaaaaaaattagtccaTAAAATATTAAAGCGTATGTACTAAAGAATCCACTTGAGAGCGCTTGAGAGCTTTGCGCACAAAGAGCCGTGCTGCTTTTACTCCAATATGCGGCACCGAACAAAATTTCGCGATGAATATAAGGAAAATAGGGCCCCTTTTCTTCGCGGTTCACTgtgtacaatttaaaaaagagtgaTCGATAGACTAATCGGTTCGTCCTTGTAATCCTCGCTTGCATGGTACATACAAGCATTTTTCTCTGGAAGCTATTCTCCCGACCGAAATTGCCCTGGTGATTATTCAAATCGtcaattcattttgtttcctttgATTTCTCTAAAAATAGCAAGTCTAATacgcaatgaaattttaaaaagtaacgTTACAATCATATGCGCAAATCGAGTCTCAaatgtcttcttttttcaagctgaaacttgagaaaaaaacaactgtgGCATCGCCACCTGTTAGCCGAGTCGATTGAGCTATATAGCTACTTTCGTTTGAATGCGTAATCCAATCTGCTGCGCGCATGACAGAGAAGTAAAAATCGAGTAGGCCTATTCCCATCCGCTGATGACGACCCAGCATTTTTACACCTAGACTCTCGGCCCTTTTAGTCTGCCCCGACTACTACACCTCGTAAGATGGACGAACTCTATTCACCTCCCTCGGTCAACGACACCCTCTGGAAGACATTCGACGTGCCCATCATGAGGCAGAACGTCAGCGTAGCTCAGGAGCGCTTCCGTATGTTGGTGGTCGTCGTTGGATTGTTTCTGAATACCCTCGTCGTTCTGGTGGTGAGCGGATCGCGACAATTGCGCTACCCGCGTCACGTCTTCTGGGCCGCCATTTCTCTGTTCGAGTGTCTCTTCTTGGCCGAGTGCGTCCTCGAACTGGCCGTCATCGTCTATAAAAACCAATCGGCCTGCCGGATGTTCGTCCTGTTAGCTTCCGTCGACTACTCCATCCTGTTGGTCTGCCTGTCGCTGGCCGCATTCGATCGCTACTTGTCCATCGTTCGCTACGAATGGTACAAGAAAAGCGTCACCGTTCGCGGAGTGGTTTGGTTGCTCTCCCTGGCCTCGCTCCTGACGTTCGTCATTGTCACCGGCCCGTTTTGGACCGGCTATCTCTCCATCCACACCTGCACCGTCAATTTGGCTCACGTCTACTATGTTTTCGCCTGGGACTTGTGCCTGGGCATTCTCTGCGTCATTCTCCACTTCAAAATCTTCGTCGAGTCCAAGAATCTCATCCGACAGTACAAGTCGAGCTACCGCCGGGAGCCCATGACTGTCAGGTTCATCAACCACTCAACGATTAGAGCATCCATCACGGATCTGGCTGGTATTAAATTGTATTTGTGTAacgttttctgaatttcaatTGCACAGTAATGATAATAATCCGCCTGGCAGGAAGAGAAGCACGAATCGCTTGTTGAACATAAATGCTAACGTTGGGTTTTACTATAGGCAAATAAGCTTACATTTGAAATCAGTAATCCATTAGTGCACAGAGTTGTTGCGTGTTGTACGAATCTCTCAAAATTCTGCTCATGAATTTGAATGGCCGATTATCGGCTTATTTAATGGCTCGCTCATTTCCATGCGTAATGTGTAAGTTGTAAGAGCCTCATAACAACCTGAAAATAATGGTTTTCGACAAATGTGCATCTGCTTATTTTCTTTACGAAAGATCGCATAATTATAACCTCatcaaaattgtatttttcatttaattagaAGGACCGACTTTGACGATGGACGACACTTCGCATTCGGCCAAAAGAGTTTTCGTCGATTacgctggaaataattcatcaGTAGCtgtcagaaataaaaacaccgGTGGTCCAATCGCTTCATTCGCCGCCCAAGAAAATATCGATTCGACCGAATGTTTTCCTTGGACGATTCAACGGCATCACTCCAATAACGTCAACCGTCTAGAAGTGCGGGCGGCCCTTAGCATGTCCGTCAACGTCCTGCCGTTTTGGCTGTGCACATTTCCAGTTTCTGTTCACGCGATCGCCATGTACTGGTGCATCCGCCTGGAGGGTGATTGTGCGGTCGTTCTGAGTGTCGGGTCTTTTGTCCGCGATTTCTTCCTGTTTCATTCCATTTATAATCCGATCATGTACATGTCGACCAGCAGCGAATTCAGACGCTCCCTCCTCCACATTGCctggaaattgaaaaacaagttATTCGTTCTCCTTCACAGcatcagatgatgatgaagtcgACGTTCCTAATTATAAATGTGCTCACCATTCATCACTGCTTCTTCTCTCTGCTGCATGCACAAAAGCGCAGAGATGCCATTCAATTGCAAAGAGGCGAACTTGAATGGATGCCCTGGGGCTTTTGATTcttgtcatttatttaaaattattgaaatcaacATATAAACCAGAAAATATCAAACGGTGGACGTTTCAAATCTGAGATAAGCATTTTTGGCCAATAATAGAGGCTCGTCAATTaataacgaacgaacgaacccaATACTCCCTTATTATGGTTCTTTTGGTGGATGAGCGATTGATGTTTTCtcgaattactttttttttctcaggaATTTCTCATCACAAAATGCCTGATTGCCGGAATTCTGATTCGAAATATTTGCGTTGCGTTTTTCATCTGAATTATCAAAGCCTTGATCTgccacaacaacccaaaaaggcTTACACATTTTTCAAAGGGAAAATGACTTAATGAGCGCATTTCTTGCTTAATGTGAAACTAAATCATGTAAACGTATGTTTACTTAAACGTCATGAACCCGTGTCAAAGAAATGTAGATCTTGAGTTATTACGATTTATTATAACTGGAATTATAacggaaaaaaacacacaatatTATTATCTTTTCAAAAGGATTATCATATCACTTCGTGTCAAAATGGATGAAACTGGAAAAACATCTTCTTTAATACAAGCTTTGTACACCGCATTCCGCATAATCGTCGTGTTAGCTTCTGAATTATAATTTCAATTCTTCAGAGGAGAAATAACGGATTGTGGGAACTGGGAAGGTATAGGTACACGGTAAGAACCCCATGAAAACGCAAGCCAAATTACATGATAAGATGATAAGCGCGAAACCCGCAAATTGCGGTAATACAATCCAAGTGGTTGAAATCAATCGGCCAAGCGAGGATCGGTGCGGATGATGATTTAAATCAACAAAGAATATCCGAAGTTTTTGTTAATGTGTAGGGAAAATGACAGAATTCTTCTTCATCGGTAAAGTCCGGCTAAAACATCCAAACAGCGACCcccacctttttctttccaaagatatggaataaaatttagtacatAATACTAGCCAACGCTATCAAAGGATATAACCTGGGATTTCCATTAACTATCTTACGCTCTCCATCAGCACGTTATCAGCAATCCGGTTtcaggtttttctttcggcattttcattattcaaagtgtttttttgaatggcattagttgaaaaaccTGAAATTGAAACGTCAGTCTTGACCTTGAAATCACACCAGTATATCCTAGCAGAAGTTAACGCCCACAAAGTGACATTATGCAAGCGATACCAACTCCTAACTCGTGACCCAAAGCCttccttttgatttcaaaCAGCCAAGGGAACATTCAAGGGCGCGTAAAAGGAGAAAGTCCCAGATGGAGCACAGACGGCGGGTCACGCGTTCCATGCTGAATGGAACGAgattaataaaaacaacttCTAGCTATATAACATAGCAGTCTAAGtgaataaaaatgttagatCCTAGTTAAAACATAATACAAGAGGAAAGTTTGCCTAGTCTGTTATGCTAGCTATGCTATGTCTGTTGGCCTCTCAGCTAGTATGGGCCAAGGACTCTTTGTTATATAGCTGT
This region includes:
- the LOC124336185 gene encoding uncharacterized protein LOC124336185 — translated: MLKLCLTLSVAFVLQGSRACEDISREQLPLFRKFIPDNWNYWKSFYYQPNLVVPEHAGRYEWQTPLNNHGSPLVNPFLEYYYNGERNRNRFANIYGVNSYEEESLEGRAKKPLSSINSLQKYFVNKNVVDEEVNRAESESRFISGNGIFNNQLRPGNKLGFLFNLANRIPFSIISNSGRPFDACTTQNGDTGICTSGFVCSLFGGRPSGSCFLGNICCVNTVNQCGGTVTLNNTYWQSPTVAIKSPTICALNIKLDTNYVEQLGKPICQIRLDFVSFSIAQPTGGTCTDSFQVGGATTVAPIICGDNSGQHMYLDVPSSDVTSTDVQLMFNFATGTAAPSSRSWNIKIALLPCGADYLAPVDCLQYFTAPTGRVSSFNWRDAPVSAIRQLNNQNYNICFRTELVDRQKATQICLSVCATSNAGAGFSITTNAVNAGNSLLGVGNSANGYCSYDFLAIVGATDLSTGLVGDRFCGEKLSTARAPGVAVNGQLCTKIMPFKLIYGTDGTEAEVGAPALVSTPADTNNVGFCLDYQERAN
- the LOC124336273 gene encoding uncharacterized protein LOC124336273, whose translation is MDELYSPPSVNDTLWKTFDVPIMRQNVSVAQERFRMLVVVVGLFLNTLVVLVVSGSRQLRYPRHVFWAAISLFECLFLAECVLELAVIVYKNQSACRMFVLLASVDYSILLVCLSLAAFDRYLSIVRYEWYKKSVTVRGVVWLLSLASLLTFVIVTGPFWTGYLSIHTCTVNLAHVYYVFAWDLCLGILCVILHFKIFVESKNLIRQYKSSYRREPMTVRFINHSTIRASITDLAEGPTLTMDDTSHSAKRVFVDYAGNNSSVAVRNKNTGGPIASFAAQENIDSTECFPWTIQRHHSNNVNRLEVRAALSMSVNVLPFWLCTFPVSVHAIAMYWCIRLEGDCAVVLSVGSFVRDFFLFHSIYNPIMYMSTSSEFRRSLLHIAWKLKNKLFVLLHSIR